One window of Symbiobacterium terraclitae genomic DNA carries:
- a CDS encoding 4Fe-4S dicluster domain-containing protein, with translation MGRAATWESWRPDPTNPRQHVAMLVDTSECIGCKGCEVACKQWNQNEARISQEPGTYQSHPALDAETWTVIKFFETDAENGMSMWLMQKHNCMHCTEAGCVTACPTDALQYGDYGVVTLDQEACIGCGYCEPACPFDAIHVDQTVWGQKAQKAGKCTLCYDRIANGMQPACVSTCPTDCIKFGDRDALIAWGRERVEQLKAMGYPNANLYGVDEMGGLHELYVLLEPPEAYGLPVNPSLSKTLTLWKYVLQPVGKALLGAGLFGLVLNWLAARRTFKGGLSPHETGAAMHD, from the coding sequence ATGGGACGCGCAGCAACCTGGGAGTCCTGGCGGCCTGACCCGACCAACCCGCGGCAGCACGTCGCGATGCTGGTGGACACCTCCGAGTGCATCGGCTGCAAGGGGTGCGAGGTCGCCTGCAAGCAGTGGAACCAGAACGAGGCACGCATCAGCCAGGAGCCCGGCACGTACCAGAGCCACCCGGCGCTGGACGCGGAGACCTGGACGGTCATCAAGTTCTTCGAGACCGACGCCGAGAACGGCATGTCCATGTGGCTCATGCAGAAGCACAACTGCATGCACTGCACCGAGGCGGGCTGCGTCACCGCCTGCCCCACCGACGCCCTGCAGTACGGCGACTACGGCGTGGTGACGCTGGACCAGGAGGCCTGCATCGGCTGCGGCTACTGCGAGCCCGCCTGCCCGTTCGACGCGATCCACGTGGATCAGACGGTCTGGGGCCAGAAGGCCCAGAAGGCCGGCAAGTGCACGCTCTGCTACGACCGCATCGCCAACGGCATGCAGCCGGCCTGCGTGTCCACCTGCCCCACCGACTGCATCAAGTTCGGCGACCGCGACGCCCTGATCGCCTGGGGCCGGGAGCGGGTCGAGCAGCTGAAGGCGATGGGCTATCCCAACGCCAACCTCTACGGCGTGGACGAGATGGGCGGCCTCCACGAGCTCTACGTGCTGCTGGAGCCGCCCGAGGCCTACGGCCTGCCGGTGAACCCCTCCCTCTCGAAGACGCTCACCCTGTGGAAGTACGTCCTGCAGCCCGTCGGCAAGGCCCTGCTGGGCGCCGGCCTCTTCGGCCTGGTGCTCAACTGGCTGGCCGCGCGCCGCACCTTCAAGGGCGGCCTGTCGCCCCACGAGACCGGCGCGGCCATGCACGACTGA